The Halobacterium litoreum genome includes a region encoding these proteins:
- a CDS encoding ZIP family metal transporter: MSVTQSAGVARTRTVRLGAVSVLAFVALSAYVLYAASATKLLGIAWVAFAAMAGAAVLGARADTEHPRGLVWGYGLASGAMVTSSAAFLLPQAIGYAPKPGGFGVAAGILVGFGAHTVGHRLTHLDLPLDRTTAELSAHSLAAGSIIGVVYTAMPELGPLLGLAIVSHKGPAGYAAARRLAADGRSPLMLLLPASGVGLTALAVTVFSFPTGATFRAVVFGFAAGIFLHVAMDFLPHCETGSDVHAAVTRSEDAHDHDLLDDLRQQAVLSTAVGGVAVAAAWILLQ, from the coding sequence ATGTCAGTCACACAGTCAGCGGGCGTCGCCCGGACCCGGACGGTCCGCCTCGGTGCGGTCAGCGTTCTCGCGTTCGTCGCGCTGTCCGCGTACGTGCTGTACGCCGCGTCCGCCACCAAGCTCCTCGGCATCGCGTGGGTGGCCTTCGCCGCCATGGCCGGCGCCGCCGTCCTCGGCGCGCGCGCCGACACCGAACACCCCCGCGGCCTCGTCTGGGGGTACGGACTCGCCTCCGGCGCGATGGTCACCAGTTCCGCCGCGTTCCTGCTCCCGCAGGCCATCGGCTACGCGCCCAAACCCGGCGGCTTCGGCGTCGCCGCCGGCATCCTCGTCGGGTTCGGCGCGCACACGGTCGGTCACCGCCTCACGCACCTCGACCTGCCCCTCGACCGCACCACCGCCGAACTCTCCGCGCACTCGCTGGCCGCCGGTTCCATCATCGGCGTCGTCTACACCGCGATGCCCGAACTCGGCCCGCTCCTCGGCCTCGCCATCGTCTCCCACAAGGGCCCCGCGGGCTACGCCGCCGCGCGCCGCCTCGCCGCCGACGGCCGCTCGCCGCTGATGCTCCTGCTCCCCGCCTCCGGCGTCGGCCTCACCGCGCTCGCGGTGACGGTCTTCTCGTTCCCCACCGGCGCGACGTTCCGCGCCGTCGTCTTCGGGTTCGCCGCCGGCATCTTCCTCCACGTCGCCATGGACTTCCTCCCGCACTGCGAGACCGGGAGCGACGTCCACGCCGCCGTCACGCGCTCTGAGGACGCTCACGACCACGACCTGCTCGACGACCTCCGCCAGCAGGCCGTTCTCTCCACCGCAGTCGGCGGCGTCGCCGTCGCCGCGGCGTGGATTCTCCTGCAGTAA
- a CDS encoding NUDIX hydrolase yields MDDYALVVNVDAAVVRGDEYLVIERSSEEDHAPGTLAFPGGKVEADVGADAVEETARREVREETGVEVGVVEYVTSGTFVADEGTDCLNVVARCEYESGEPEVREPEEIADAFWIGYEELLAHSDVPEYVAAYAEGVEESR; encoded by the coding sequence ATGGACGACTACGCGCTCGTCGTGAACGTCGACGCCGCCGTGGTGCGCGGCGACGAGTATCTCGTGATAGAGCGGAGCAGCGAGGAGGACCACGCCCCGGGGACGCTCGCGTTCCCGGGCGGGAAAGTCGAGGCGGACGTGGGCGCAGACGCTGTTGAGGAGACGGCGCGCCGCGAGGTCCGAGAGGAGACGGGGGTCGAAGTCGGCGTCGTCGAGTACGTCACGAGCGGGACGTTCGTCGCCGACGAGGGCACCGACTGTCTGAACGTGGTGGCGCGCTGCGAGTACGAGTCCGGGGAGCCGGAAGTCCGGGAGCCCGAGGAAATCGCGGACGCGTTCTGGATTGGCTACGAGGAACTGCTCGCGCACTCGGACGTGCCGGAGTACGTCGCGGCGTACGCGGAAGGCGTCGAGGAGAGTCGCTGA
- a CDS encoding transcription factor S, which produces MQFCDECGSMMHKQGDEMVCSSCGASAASESDEGFVKTAEQDTSDVIETSEDANFEGKPTAEETCPECGHDEAWYTIKQTGSADEPPTRFFKCQECGARWRDYS; this is translated from the coding sequence ATGCAGTTCTGCGACGAGTGCGGGTCGATGATGCACAAGCAGGGCGACGAGATGGTGTGTTCGAGTTGCGGCGCGAGCGCCGCAAGCGAGAGCGACGAGGGGTTCGTGAAGACGGCCGAACAGGACACCAGCGACGTCATCGAGACGAGCGAGGACGCGAACTTCGAGGGGAAGCCGACGGCCGAGGAGACGTGCCCCGAGTGCGGCCACGACGAGGCGTGGTACACCATCAAGCAGACCGGGAGCGCCGACGAACCGCCGACGCGGTTCTTCAAGTGTCAGGAGTGCGGTGCGCGCTGGCGGGACTACAGTTAG
- a CDS encoding RAD55 family ATPase, producing MATIPFGISRLDARIGGGAPEGSVVLLSGEAGAGAREFVYTSAMLNALHSAAPDLFDLHYGDLHANAVPPEDIHYVSFTGDASELRREIAFTMDEEIVDAGMDAITFTDLSPEYFQLSPVPRAWYEGEHRSIRDLGQTDDDRRDVLERFADYLDEHAHGSLVVVDSLTDLIGARKRDMEFSDVVLTLKGLRKAAREWDGLILLHLTRDAVTDEEYGSLMTSVDGTVQFGWERGGNERVRTMFVREFRGVLSRLEEEDIVQFETEIHDAGFDVSDVRKIR from the coding sequence ATGGCGACGATTCCGTTCGGCATCTCGCGGTTGGACGCCCGCATCGGCGGCGGCGCGCCCGAGGGCAGCGTCGTGTTGCTGTCGGGGGAGGCGGGCGCCGGCGCGCGGGAGTTCGTCTACACGAGCGCGATGTTGAACGCCCTGCACTCGGCCGCGCCGGACCTCTTCGACTTGCACTACGGCGACCTGCACGCGAACGCGGTGCCGCCCGAGGACATCCACTACGTGTCGTTCACGGGCGACGCGAGCGAACTGCGCCGCGAAATCGCGTTCACGATGGACGAGGAGATCGTGGACGCGGGGATGGACGCCATCACGTTCACCGACCTGTCGCCGGAGTACTTCCAGTTGAGTCCCGTGCCGCGGGCGTGGTACGAGGGCGAACACCGCTCGATTCGGGACCTCGGGCAGACCGACGACGACCGCCGGGACGTCCTGGAGCGGTTCGCGGACTATCTCGACGAGCACGCCCACGGGAGCCTCGTGGTGGTGGACTCGCTGACCGACCTCATCGGCGCGCGCAAGCGGGACATGGAGTTCAGCGACGTCGTCTTGACGCTGAAGGGTCTGCGGAAGGCGGCCCGCGAGTGGGACGGCCTCATCCTCCTGCACTTGACCCGGGACGCCGTCACCGACGAGGAGTACGGGAGCCTGATGACCTCGGTGGACGGCACCGTGCAGTTCGGCTGGGAGCGCGGCGGGAACGAGCGCGTGCGGACGATGTTCGTCCGCGAGTTCCGGGGCGTGTTGAGCCGACTGGAGGAAGAGGACATCGTGCAGTTCGAGACCGAGATTCACGACGCCGGCTTCGACGTGAGCGACGTGCGGAAGATCCGGTAA
- a CDS encoding beta-ribofuranosylaminobenzene 5'-phosphate synthase family protein — MSVRVESGGRLHFGFLNLSLARERLYGSLGVGLDEPRVAVEASRAEGVHCDHERAREYAARACDLLGVPGVDLRVESELPVHTGLGSGTQLSLSVLAAVARAYDEEPRVRERAPRLGRGGRSGVGVATFESGGFVFDAGHPTERFTAERPPRGEWAVPPVAARHDVPEDWRFVLVLPDTEPGKADGEEDASMRSTVESADPALADRISGVVTRRVLPALATGDVDAFGAAVAEVGRLNGAWYADEQGGVYRPPAGALVDELGSNPAVAGAGQSSWGPAVYGVTDASRADAAAEAGWLALDEAGVGGDVRVVEARNEGARTE; from the coding sequence ATGAGCGTGCGCGTGGAGTCCGGGGGCCGCTTGCACTTCGGGTTCCTGAACCTCTCGCTGGCCCGCGAGCGCCTGTACGGGAGTCTCGGGGTCGGACTCGACGAGCCGCGGGTCGCGGTCGAGGCGTCGCGCGCGGAGGGCGTGCACTGCGACCACGAGCGGGCGCGAGAGTACGCGGCGCGGGCGTGTGACCTGCTCGGGGTGCCGGGCGTCGACCTGCGCGTCGAGTCTGAACTCCCGGTTCACACGGGCCTCGGGTCGGGGACGCAACTCTCGCTGTCGGTGCTGGCGGCGGTCGCGCGGGCGTACGACGAGGAGCCCCGAGTCCGCGAGCGAGCGCCGCGCCTCGGGCGGGGCGGGCGGAGCGGCGTGGGCGTCGCGACGTTCGAGTCCGGCGGGTTCGTGTTCGACGCGGGCCACCCGACCGAGCGGTTCACGGCCGAGCGCCCGCCGCGGGGCGAGTGGGCGGTGCCGCCGGTGGCGGCGCGCCACGACGTGCCCGAGGACTGGCGGTTCGTGTTGGTGTTGCCCGACACCGAACCGGGGAAGGCGGACGGCGAGGAGGACGCGAGCATGCGCTCGACCGTGGAGTCGGCGGACCCGGCGCTCGCCGACCGCATCTCGGGCGTGGTGACGCGGCGCGTCCTCCCGGCGCTGGCGACCGGGGACGTTGACGCGTTCGGCGCGGCGGTCGCGGAGGTCGGTCGATTGAACGGCGCGTGGTACGCCGACGAGCAGGGCGGCGTCTACCGGCCGCCGGCGGGCGCGCTCGTGGACGAACTCGGGTCGAATCCGGCGGTCGCGGGCGCGGGGCAGTCCTCGTGGGGGCCGGCGGTGTACGGCGTGACCGACGCGTCGCGGGCGGACGCGGCGGCCGAAGCGGGGTGGCTGGCGCTGGACGAGGCTGGCGTGGGCGGCGACGTGCGCGTCGTCGAGGCCCGGAACGAGGGTGCGAGGACGGAGTAG
- a CDS encoding glycosyltransferase, whose protein sequence is MNRTVAVVHYPEGAGHATRMLAIARELEERGATVELAGGGPGERFVELLGYEEYVPTVVDFIGDYQGDGSLADVVTGSIPDSVRRIRDVRRWLKAVDADCVVTDDMFASMAATLARVPQFVCTHNTPGYYDEFAERAGAAVLTKQQVLASEAFYYPAVWPAQDGDPKGVERVPPLALDAPVEDVPEVDVLISPSTYSTALDEVADRLEERGRDVTVVGGEGWETVASMLPVLREANAVVCPGYSTVMEAAVAGTPCVVYPFTSEQRGVARFVERGGEPGFAVAETPSEAVDAVANPPADPDFENGAPVVAERVVERLRDHV, encoded by the coding sequence ATGAACAGAACCGTCGCCGTCGTGCATTACCCGGAGGGCGCGGGGCACGCGACGCGAATGCTGGCTATCGCGCGGGAGTTGGAGGAGCGCGGGGCGACGGTCGAACTGGCGGGCGGCGGGCCGGGCGAGCGGTTCGTTGAACTGCTGGGGTACGAGGAGTACGTGCCGACCGTCGTGGATTTCATCGGCGACTATCAGGGCGACGGGTCGCTGGCGGACGTGGTGACCGGGAGTATTCCCGACTCAGTGCGCCGAATTCGTGACGTGCGCCGGTGGCTGAAGGCGGTGGACGCGGACTGCGTGGTGACCGACGACATGTTCGCGTCGATGGCGGCGACGCTCGCTCGGGTGCCGCAGTTCGTCTGCACGCACAACACGCCGGGGTACTACGACGAGTTCGCGGAGCGCGCGGGCGCAGCAGTCCTGACGAAACAGCAGGTGCTGGCGAGCGAGGCGTTCTACTATCCGGCGGTGTGGCCCGCGCAGGATGGCGACCCGAAGGGCGTGGAACGCGTGCCGCCGCTCGCGCTGGACGCGCCCGTGGAAGACGTGCCCGAGGTGGACGTGCTCATCTCGCCGAGCACGTACTCGACGGCGCTGGACGAGGTGGCCGACAGACTCGAAGAGCGGGGGCGGGACGTGACCGTCGTGGGGGGCGAGGGCTGGGAGACGGTGGCGTCGATGCTCCCGGTGCTCCGCGAGGCGAACGCCGTCGTCTGCCCGGGATACTCGACGGTGATGGAGGCCGCCGTCGCGGGCACGCCCTGCGTCGTCTACCCGTTCACGAGCGAGCAACGCGGCGTCGCGCGGTTCGTCGAACGCGGCGGCGAACCCGGGTTCGCGGTGGCCGAGACGCCGAGCGAGGCCGTCGACGCCGTCGCGAATCCGCCCGCCGACCCCGACTTCGAGAACGGCGCGCCCGTCGTCGCGGAGCGCGTGGTCGAGCGACTGCGAGACCACGTTTAG
- the ilvD gene encoding dihydroxy-acid dehydratase, translating into MDHEKDPSLPSNEVTEGVERAPHRAMFRAMGYDDADFSSPMVGVANPAADITPCNVHLDDVAAGAIDGVEDGDGMPIEFGTITISDAISMGTEGMRASLISREVIADSVELVAFGERMDALVTVAGCDKNLPGMMMAAIRTDLPSVFLYGGSIMPGEHEGREITVQNVFEGVGAVASGDMSEDELEEMERHACPGAGSCGGMFTANTMASISEALGLAPLGSASAPAESDERYAVAERAGDLAVECVREDRRPSDVLSRGSFENAIAVQVALGGSTNAVLHLLALAAEAGVDLDVEDFNEISDRTPKIANLQPGGSRVMNDLHEVGGVPVVLARLLDAGLVHGDALTVTGRTVAEELEHLGVDGSVDEDVDFLRPVSDPFHETGAITVLTGNLAPDGAVLKVTGKDETQHTGPARVFESEEDAMAYVQEGRIESGDVIAIRNEGPRGGPGMREMLGVTAAVVGQGHEDDVALLTDGRFSGATRGPMVGHVAPEAAVGGPIALLEDGDEVTVDVPNRELSVDVSDDELAARRDDWEEPEPRYDAGVLRKYGDQFASAADGAVTNPGAKE; encoded by the coding sequence ATGGACCACGAGAAGGACCCGAGCCTCCCGAGCAACGAGGTGACGGAGGGCGTAGAGCGAGCGCCCCACCGAGCGATGTTCCGGGCGATGGGGTACGACGACGCGGACTTCTCCTCGCCGATGGTCGGCGTGGCGAATCCGGCGGCGGACATCACGCCGTGTAACGTCCACTTGGACGACGTGGCGGCGGGCGCAATCGACGGCGTCGAGGACGGCGATGGGATGCCAATCGAGTTCGGCACCATCACCATCTCGGACGCGATTTCGATGGGGACCGAGGGGATGCGGGCGTCCCTGATATCCCGCGAGGTCATCGCTGACTCCGTGGAACTGGTGGCGTTCGGGGAGCGCATGGACGCGCTCGTGACGGTCGCGGGCTGCGACAAGAACCTCCCGGGGATGATGATGGCCGCGATTCGCACCGACCTGCCGTCGGTCTTCCTCTACGGCGGCTCGATAATGCCGGGCGAACACGAGGGCCGCGAAATCACCGTCCAGAACGTCTTCGAGGGCGTCGGTGCGGTGGCGTCCGGGGACATGAGCGAGGACGAACTCGAGGAGATGGAGCGCCACGCGTGCCCCGGCGCCGGCTCCTGTGGCGGGATGTTCACGGCGAACACGATGGCCTCGATTTCCGAGGCGCTCGGGCTCGCGCCGCTCGGGTCGGCGAGCGCGCCCGCGGAGAGCGACGAGCGGTACGCGGTCGCCGAGCGCGCTGGCGACCTCGCGGTCGAGTGCGTGCGCGAGGACCGCCGGCCCTCCGACGTGCTCTCGCGGGGGTCCTTCGAGAACGCCATCGCGGTGCAGGTGGCACTCGGCGGGTCGACGAACGCCGTCCTGCACTTGCTCGCGCTCGCGGCGGAGGCCGGCGTCGACCTCGACGTCGAGGACTTCAATGAAATCAGCGACCGCACGCCGAAAATCGCGAACCTCCAGCCCGGCGGCTCGCGCGTGATGAACGACCTCCACGAGGTCGGCGGCGTCCCGGTCGTGCTCGCGCGCCTGCTCGACGCCGGCCTCGTTCACGGCGACGCGCTGACGGTCACCGGGCGCACCGTCGCCGAAGAATTGGAGCACCTCGGCGTGGACGGCTCCGTGGACGAGGACGTGGATTTCCTGCGCCCGGTCTCGGACCCGTTCCACGAGACGGGCGCCATCACCGTGCTCACGGGGAATCTCGCGCCCGACGGCGCCGTGCTCAAGGTCACCGGGAAAGACGAGACCCAGCACACGGGGCCGGCGCGCGTCTTCGAGAGCGAGGAGGACGCGATGGCGTACGTCCAGGAGGGGCGCATCGAGTCCGGTGACGTCATCGCCATCCGGAACGAGGGGCCGCGGGGCGGGCCGGGGATGCGTGAGATGCTCGGCGTCACCGCCGCCGTCGTCGGGCAGGGACACGAGGACGACGTGGCGCTCCTCACCGACGGCCGGTTCTCGGGGGCGACCCGCGGCCCGATGGTCGGGCACGTCGCGCCCGAGGCCGCGGTCGGCGGCCCAATCGCCCTCCTCGAAGACGGCGACGAGGTGACCGTGGACGTGCCGAACCGCGAACTCTCGGTCGACGTGAGCGACGACGAACTCGCCGCGCGCCGCGACGACTGGGAGGAACCGGAACCGCGGTACGACGCGGGCGTCCTCCGGAAGTACGGCGACCAGTTCGCGTCCGCCGCGGACGGCGCGGTCACGAACCCGGGCGCGAAGGAGTAG
- a CDS encoding DUF4097 family beta strand repeat-containing protein, with translation MDEGSERGEASVSGCLHHPCVALDSRTRELSVATNDRVSVHTPDGAVSVERGGDARVAAASRDPFSIRTWREDGGLNVAVERDHDRRVYVELTLPAGVSLGSASTGCGAVSVEGVAGTPVVETGRGNVSVRGTDGVAAVRTGSGDVDVSICRLPDHATVETADGDATLTLADDLDATVELSVQGGDVAASPQTFDELAAKSAGYVRGVLGDGDAWLTAKTGGGDGIARRT, from the coding sequence ATGGACGAGGGGAGCGAGCGCGGCGAGGCGTCGGTGTCCGGCTGTCTCCACCACCCGTGCGTAGCGTTGGACTCCCGCACGCGGGAGTTGTCCGTGGCGACGAACGACCGCGTGTCGGTCCACACGCCGGACGGCGCGGTCAGCGTCGAGCGGGGCGGGGACGCGCGCGTGGCGGCAGCCAGCCGCGACCCGTTCTCGATTCGCACGTGGCGCGAGGACGGCGGCCTGAACGTCGCCGTGGAACGCGACCACGACCGCCGCGTATACGTCGAACTAACGCTCCCCGCGGGCGTCAGCCTCGGCTCCGCGTCGACCGGCTGTGGCGCGGTGAGCGTCGAAGGCGTCGCCGGGACTCCCGTGGTGGAGACCGGCCGCGGAAACGTATCGGTTCGCGGCACCGACGGCGTCGCGGCGGTTCGAACGGGGAGCGGCGACGTGGACGTCTCGATTTGCCGCCTGCCCGACCACGCCACCGTCGAGACCGCCGACGGCGACGCGACGCTGACGCTCGCCGACGACCTCGACGCCACCGTCGAACTGTCCGTGCAGGGCGGGGACGTGGCGGCGTCCCCGCAGACGTTCGACGAACTCGCCGCGAAGTCCGCGGGCTACGTGCGGGGCGTCCTCGGCGACGGCGACGCGTGGCTCACGGCGAAGACGGGCGGCGGCGACGGCATCGCGAGACGCACCTGA
- a CDS encoding RAD55 family ATPase, which yields MRISTGVSGLDSLLDGGLPARRLYTLSGPPGSGKTTLASQYVTEGIRSGEDVLYVTMHETRNELVEDMANYEFGFDRAANSDRFEFLNLTMERARRSLTQYGRESGLSSRLASMIRQEDYDRVVVDSTMLLDHFAEDADTEVTHFATGLKQTDATVLLISEMTDPSAYAEEHYLAHGVVFLHNFLEEGGMTRGIQLVKMRGTNIDCDIRDVTFTGSGLQVDPGRKVRPQ from the coding sequence ATGAGGATATCGACTGGCGTCTCCGGACTCGACAGCCTCCTCGACGGCGGGCTGCCGGCGCGCCGGCTGTACACGCTGAGCGGGCCGCCGGGCAGCGGGAAGACCACGCTCGCGTCCCAGTACGTCACCGAGGGCATCCGGAGCGGCGAGGACGTGCTGTACGTGACGATGCACGAGACGCGCAACGAACTCGTCGAGGACATGGCGAACTACGAGTTCGGGTTCGACCGCGCGGCGAACTCCGACCGATTCGAGTTCCTGAATCTCACGATGGAGCGCGCGCGCCGGTCGCTCACGCAGTACGGCCGCGAGTCGGGGCTGTCCTCGCGGCTGGCGTCGATGATTCGCCAGGAGGACTACGACCGCGTGGTCGTCGACTCCACGATGCTGTTAGACCACTTCGCGGAGGACGCGGACACCGAGGTCACGCACTTCGCGACGGGGCTCAAGCAGACGGACGCGACGGTGCTCCTGATCTCGGAGATGACCGACCCGAGCGCGTACGCGGAGGAACACTACCTCGCACACGGCGTCGTCTTCCTCCACAACTTCCTCGAGGAGGGCGGGATGACGCGGGGCATCCAGTTGGTGAAGATGCGTGGGACGAACATCGACTGCGACATCCGGGACGTGACGTTCACGGGCTCGGGGCTGCAGGTCGACCCTGGACGGAAAGTCCGGCCGCAGTGA
- a CDS encoding cold-shock protein produces MAEGKVDFFNDTGGYGFIETEDADEDVFFHMEDVGGPDLEEGQEVEFDIEQADKGPRATNLTRL; encoded by the coding sequence ATGGCAGAAGGGAAGGTTGACTTCTTCAACGACACTGGCGGTTACGGTTTCATCGAGACTGAGGACGCGGACGAGGACGTTTTCTTCCACATGGAGGACGTTGGCGGTCCGGACCTCGAGGAAGGGCAGGAAGTGGAGTTCGACATCGAGCAGGCCGACAAGGGCCCGCGCGCGACGAACCTCACCCGCCTGTAA
- a CDS encoding phage repressor protein: protein MHRQVAWLKPSDRPILVEIREYGGWVKPATLGLNVPYTQRHVATRCRRLADHEFLERHSEPIAGYRLTDRGRAFLDDELAVEDLDDRT, encoded by the coding sequence ATGCACCGACAGGTGGCGTGGCTGAAACCCTCCGACCGACCGATACTCGTAGAGATACGCGAGTACGGCGGATGGGTGAAACCGGCCACGCTCGGCCTGAACGTCCCCTACACGCAACGACACGTCGCGACCCGCTGTCGGCGGCTCGCAGACCACGAGTTCCTCGAACGCCACTCCGAACCAATCGCGGGATACCGACTCACCGACCGCGGGCGGGCGTTCCTCGACGACGAACTCGCCGTCGAAGACCTCGACGACCGGACCTGA
- a CDS encoding DUF6789 family protein — protein sequence MATETGAQREVAAETLSGNWRAGVVGGLAGGLVFGAVLSVMATAVIEVAIPSLYALAPPANGTLGWVVHMSHAAVLGVVFAAVVDVAGWGERSSATLAGAGLAYGVVLWVVLAVLVMPVWLDAVGSPANPPLPNVSYTSLLGHLAYGVVLGAVYAAARDL from the coding sequence ATGGCCACAGAGACCGGCGCACAACGAGAGGTAGCGGCCGAGACGCTCTCCGGAAACTGGCGGGCGGGCGTCGTCGGCGGACTCGCCGGCGGCCTCGTGTTCGGTGCGGTGCTGTCCGTGATGGCGACCGCCGTCATCGAGGTCGCGATTCCGTCGCTGTACGCGCTGGCGCCGCCCGCGAACGGGACGCTCGGCTGGGTCGTCCACATGAGCCACGCGGCGGTGCTGGGCGTGGTGTTCGCGGCCGTCGTCGACGTGGCGGGGTGGGGGGAGCGGTCGTCGGCGACGCTCGCCGGCGCGGGGTTGGCGTACGGCGTGGTGCTGTGGGTGGTGTTGGCCGTGCTGGTGATGCCGGTGTGGTTGGACGCCGTCGGGTCGCCCGCGAACCCGCCGCTCCCGAACGTGAGTTACACGAGTCTGCTCGGGCACCTCGCGTACGGCGTCGTCCTCGGCGCGGTGTACGCCGCGGCGCGAGACCTGTGA
- a CDS encoding MOSC domain-containing protein, with protein sequence MARVEGLRVYPVKGLDGVDIEAATVGAGGTLAGDREFALVDGDSVINAKQAPSLHEVDADFDPETGELSVEAPGRDSRTFALRDDRTAASAWFSEHVGADLSLERDAERGFVDRPEIGPSVVSTATLEAVASWFDDLTTAGVRRRLRANVEVGGVEAFWEDRFLGDDAPAFEAGGVRVDGVKPCGRCVVPTRDPDTGDPLPGFRERFVERRRETLPEWVDRDAFDHFYVVMLLASVPEADRGKTIRVGDDVTVVESARR encoded by the coding sequence ATGGCGCGAGTCGAGGGGCTCCGCGTGTACCCGGTGAAAGGACTGGACGGCGTCGACATCGAGGCGGCGACGGTCGGCGCGGGCGGCACGCTCGCCGGCGACCGCGAGTTCGCACTGGTCGACGGGGACAGCGTAATCAACGCCAAGCAGGCGCCGAGCCTCCACGAGGTCGACGCCGACTTCGACCCCGAAACCGGCGAACTGTCTGTCGAGGCGCCCGGTCGCGACTCGCGGACGTTCGCCCTCCGCGACGACCGGACGGCGGCGTCGGCGTGGTTCTCCGAGCACGTCGGCGCCGACCTCTCGCTCGAACGGGACGCCGAGCGCGGCTTCGTCGACCGACCGGAAATCGGGCCGTCCGTGGTCAGCACGGCGACTCTCGAAGCGGTGGCGTCGTGGTTCGACGACCTCACGACAGCCGGCGTGCGCCGGCGCCTCCGCGCGAACGTCGAGGTCGGCGGCGTCGAGGCGTTCTGGGAGGACCGGTTCCTCGGCGACGACGCGCCCGCGTTCGAGGCGGGCGGCGTCCGCGTCGATGGCGTGAAACCCTGCGGTCGCTGCGTCGTCCCGACCCGCGACCCGGACACCGGCGACCCGCTCCCGGGGTTCCGCGAGCGGTTCGTCGAGCGGCGCCGCGAGACCCTCCCCGAGTGGGTCGACCGGGACGCCTTCGACCACTTCTACGTGGTGATGTTGCTCGCGAGCGTGCCCGAGGCCGACCGCGGGAAGACGATTCGCGTCGGCGACGACGTGACCGTCGTCGAGAGCGCTCGTCGGTAA
- a CDS encoding helix-turn-helix domain-containing protein, whose translation MSRGTSATGTRLTLDLWHPDCWAIQATEDNPGGILAHAVYDSPTSGECSVNSLFTAYGETESEVEALLDSIDESPLTETVRELHTQLDTRTDPVAPGEVSREFFLEHDPTDMICPLLLEHGFVHSSPGRIEGGREYWNVRYAGERGDIEDELASIEKQANADIDIERIGSVGRETRDANRLDALTPSQREAFELARERGYYEWPREASTRELASELDVSKTTLLEHLRKAEAKLLDP comes from the coding sequence ATGAGCAGAGGCACGTCCGCGACGGGCACGCGACTGACTCTCGACCTCTGGCATCCGGACTGCTGGGCGATTCAGGCGACCGAAGACAACCCCGGCGGGATACTCGCACACGCGGTCTACGACTCGCCGACGAGCGGCGAGTGCTCCGTGAACAGCCTGTTCACCGCGTACGGCGAGACAGAGTCGGAGGTCGAGGCGCTCCTCGACAGCATCGACGAGTCGCCGCTCACGGAGACGGTTCGGGAACTCCACACGCAACTCGACACCCGGACCGACCCGGTAGCCCCGGGCGAGGTCTCCCGCGAGTTCTTCCTCGAACACGACCCGACGGACATGATCTGTCCGCTGTTGCTCGAACACGGCTTCGTCCACAGTTCGCCGGGCCGCATCGAGGGCGGCCGCGAGTACTGGAACGTCAGGTACGCCGGCGAACGCGGGGACATCGAGGACGAACTGGCGAGCATCGAGAAGCAGGCCAACGCGGACATCGACATCGAGCGCATCGGGTCGGTGGGCCGGGAGACGCGGGACGCCAACCGGCTCGACGCGCTCACGCCGAGTCAGCGCGAGGCGTTCGAGCTCGCGCGCGAGCGCGGCTACTACGAGTGGCCGCGGGAGGCTTCGACGCGGGAGTTGGCGTCGGAACTCGACGTGTCGAAGACGACGCTCCTCGAACACCTCCGGAAGGCCGAAGCGAAACTGTTAGACCCCTAA